In the Lujinxingia vulgaris genome, one interval contains:
- a CDS encoding (Fe-S)-binding protein, with protein MRHDDAPPRGDAPPLTQAPQGDAPPAVRPTSTPDDIGRMSAYCTYCPKMCRFSCPASAAESRETVTPWGMMRLLELTRDQSVALSPEVAETFYHCTGCRRCQAFCRHDNDVPRALWLAREQAAEAGMVPPALGPLRESFAAHSRPYAGAVGWRPDPEVFDPESTVGFWPDCDTLQSNAGLIDRLGRLLERLLGQKVRLIGTGPDHLPVCCGFPLGATGDRPALDHHLQDRWPSLEGLTELYTDCPALRAWAEPGSSWPELSHGDPQRLKPTHLVEVLAEAIAKNPPAQKINLSEVMVHHSCMMTRQAALSAASLKVLRALGGTEPVAMMFDGVESECCGGQAVYRALEPEAANRQAARVADQLHQHPTATRQVSTAATCACALAEARDDLDITSLLELVCEAYAL; from the coding sequence ATGCGCCACGACGACGCCCCACCCCGGGGAGACGCCCCCCCTCTGACGCAGGCTCCGCAAGGCGACGCGCCACCGGCTGTGCGGCCGACGTCGACCCCCGACGACATCGGGCGCATGAGCGCCTACTGCACCTACTGCCCCAAGATGTGCCGCTTTAGCTGCCCGGCGTCTGCTGCGGAGTCGCGCGAGACGGTCACGCCCTGGGGGATGATGCGGCTGTTGGAGCTGACCCGCGATCAGAGCGTGGCATTAAGCCCGGAGGTGGCCGAGACCTTTTACCATTGCACCGGTTGCCGGCGCTGCCAGGCCTTTTGCCGCCACGACAACGACGTGCCCCGCGCGTTGTGGCTGGCGCGTGAGCAGGCGGCTGAGGCCGGGATGGTGCCGCCTGCGCTCGGGCCTCTGCGCGAGAGTTTTGCCGCGCATAGCCGCCCTTACGCCGGGGCGGTCGGCTGGCGCCCCGACCCCGAGGTCTTTGACCCGGAGAGCACCGTGGGCTTCTGGCCGGACTGCGACACGCTCCAGTCCAACGCGGGGCTTATCGATCGCCTGGGAAGGCTGCTTGAGCGCCTGCTCGGGCAGAAGGTGCGCCTGATCGGCACCGGCCCCGATCATCTGCCGGTCTGCTGTGGGTTTCCATTGGGCGCCACCGGCGACAGGCCGGCGCTGGACCACCACCTCCAGGATCGCTGGCCCTCGCTCGAGGGGCTCACCGAGCTTTATACCGACTGCCCGGCGCTGCGCGCCTGGGCCGAGCCGGGGAGCTCCTGGCCGGAGCTCTCCCACGGCGATCCGCAGCGCCTCAAACCCACCCACCTCGTGGAGGTGTTGGCCGAGGCCATCGCCAAAAACCCGCCGGCGCAGAAGATCAATCTGAGCGAGGTCATGGTGCACCACAGCTGCATGATGACCCGCCAGGCCGCGCTCTCAGCCGCAAGCCTCAAGGTGCTGCGCGCGCTCGGGGGCACTGAGCCCGTGGCGATGATGTTTGACGGGGTGGAGTCGGAGTGCTGCGGGGGCCAGGCCGTCTACCGCGCGCTGGAGCCCGAGGCGGCCAACCGTCAGGCCGCGCGTGTGGCCGATCAGCTGCATCAGCATCCCACGGCCACCCGCCAGGTGAGCACGGCGGCGACGTGTGCCTGCGCGCTGGCTGAGGCCCGCGACGATCTCGACATCACCTCTCTGCTGGAGCTGGTCTGCGAGGCCTACGCGCTTTAG
- a CDS encoding diacylglycerol/lipid kinase family protein gives MREHSAHLRTFVVANPVAGAGQVKEDWPLLERLFRANLPEVDFAFTEGPGHATLLAREALRTGWEMIVAVGGDGTLNEVANGFYERPDASACYALDEEGWVRRLDVSLKPINPDAVLGLVPLGTGGDFRRSVGLMAGAPEAIERLRGRETRALDLGQVGFLDARDRIATRYFVNIASGGISGLVDAMANSTWKGLGGRASFTLATARAFARWKNIEVELRLDDTAELRERVLNLVVANGEYFGGGMWVAPGAELDDGKLQLIVMGDLSKAQAVRMFTDIYKGKHLSHRNVGRHRARQVAVRLVKSSPYALVDLDGEQPGKLPATFNVHAGALKFKA, from the coding sequence ATGCGTGAACACTCGGCACATCTTCGCACCTTTGTCGTCGCCAACCCGGTCGCCGGGGCGGGCCAGGTCAAAGAGGACTGGCCGCTCTTAGAGCGTCTTTTTCGCGCGAACCTCCCGGAGGTCGACTTTGCCTTTACCGAAGGTCCGGGCCACGCCACGTTGCTGGCCCGCGAGGCGTTGCGCACGGGCTGGGAGATGATCGTGGCCGTGGGCGGCGACGGCACCCTCAACGAGGTTGCCAACGGCTTTTACGAGCGCCCCGACGCCTCGGCCTGCTACGCGCTCGACGAAGAGGGCTGGGTGCGCCGCCTCGACGTGAGTTTAAAGCCGATCAACCCCGACGCGGTGCTGGGCCTTGTGCCCCTGGGCACCGGCGGGGACTTTCGGCGCTCGGTGGGGCTGATGGCCGGCGCGCCCGAGGCCATTGAGCGCCTGCGCGGCCGCGAGACCCGCGCGCTGGATCTGGGGCAGGTGGGCTTTCTGGACGCCCGCGATCGCATCGCCACACGCTACTTTGTGAACATCGCCAGCGGGGGCATCAGCGGGCTGGTCGACGCGATGGCCAACAGCACCTGGAAGGGGCTGGGCGGCCGCGCGAGCTTCACGCTTGCCACGGCCCGGGCTTTTGCGCGCTGGAAGAATATCGAGGTGGAGCTTCGCCTGGATGATACCGCCGAGCTGCGCGAGCGGGTGCTCAACCTGGTGGTCGCCAACGGTGAGTATTTTGGCGGGGGCATGTGGGTGGCCCCGGGCGCGGAGCTCGACGACGGCAAGCTGCAGCTCATCGTCATGGGCGATCTGAGCAAGGCGCAGGCCGTGCGCATGTTCACCGACATCTACAAGGGCAAGCACTTAAGCCACCGCAACGTCGGCCGTCACCGCGCCCGGCAGGTGGCGGTGCGCCTTGTCAAAAGCTCGCCATACGCCCTGGTCGATCTCGACGGGGAGCAGCCCGGCAAGCTCCCGGCGACGTTTAACGTGCACGCCGGTGCGCTGAAGTTTAAGGCCTGA
- a CDS encoding FAD-binding oxidoreductase: MSTTTPTLSAPSRHHYKARGLELPAEERLVETSQELLAHCRELDAAGRAYVLVGDGQHLRYSLAGAVALRTEGMDRILSIDRHSGLVQAEAGVRWRDLQDALYAEGLSAGGYALMPSTATLGGLLARFRPGPKTLGMGSLRDGCVALSAFSPKSGSYEYLAAPRKAAGPDLRYLFIGAEGRHGPILEATLVARRPLESELLIFEGLGLAEALALLEAVYRAGLRWQWIHYGARAERLQMALSAPGALLRGQIRWIEANLRLPDAHLDVEGLRARRRWLEDRHPARRAHSRAERSSGLWCTARALQNPPLDRSTPGVEDLTITAFTPDRVELVVEHNAPLDVPMPGVIARWPLRQSLPLDPPATTEPS; encoded by the coding sequence GTGAGCACAACGACACCGACGTTGAGCGCGCCCTCCCGACACCATTATAAGGCCCGGGGCCTTGAGCTTCCGGCCGAGGAGCGGCTGGTGGAGACAAGCCAGGAGCTCCTCGCGCACTGCCGGGAGCTCGACGCGGCCGGCCGCGCGTATGTGCTGGTGGGCGACGGGCAGCATCTTCGCTATTCGCTGGCCGGCGCGGTGGCGCTGCGCACCGAGGGCATGGATCGCATCCTGTCCATCGATCGCCACAGCGGGCTTGTGCAGGCGGAGGCCGGCGTGCGCTGGCGCGATCTGCAGGACGCCCTTTACGCCGAGGGGCTCTCGGCCGGGGGCTACGCCTTGATGCCCTCCACGGCGACCCTGGGGGGCCTCCTGGCGCGTTTTCGCCCGGGCCCCAAAACGCTGGGGATGGGCTCGCTTCGCGACGGCTGCGTGGCCCTGAGCGCGTTTTCGCCCAAAAGCGGCAGCTACGAGTATCTGGCGGCGCCGCGCAAGGCCGCCGGCCCCGACCTGCGTTATCTATTTATAGGCGCCGAGGGCCGCCACGGCCCGATTCTGGAGGCCACGCTGGTCGCTCGCCGCCCCCTGGAGAGCGAGCTTTTGATCTTTGAGGGGCTCGGGCTCGCGGAGGCCCTGGCGCTCCTGGAGGCCGTCTACCGGGCCGGGCTGCGCTGGCAGTGGATTCATTATGGCGCGCGCGCCGAACGCCTGCAGATGGCGCTGAGCGCGCCCGGGGCCCTGTTACGGGGGCAGATCCGGTGGATCGAGGCGAACCTGCGCCTGCCCGACGCCCATCTGGACGTGGAGGGGCTTCGGGCGCGGCGGCGCTGGCTCGAAGATCGCCACCCCGCCCGCCGCGCGCATAGCCGCGCCGAGCGCTCCAGCGGGCTGTGGTGTACGGCCCGCGCGCTGCAGAACCCGCCGCTCGATCGGAGCACCCCGGGGGTGGAGGACCTGACGATCACGGCCTTTACCCCCGATCGCGTCGAGCTTGTGGTCGAGCACAACGCTCCGCTCGATGTGCCCATGCCCGGGGTGATCGCGCGCTGGCCGCTGCGCCAGAGCCTGCCCCTTGACCCACCCGCCACCACGGAGCCCTCCTGA